In one window of Primulina tabacum isolate GXHZ01 chromosome 8, ASM2559414v2, whole genome shotgun sequence DNA:
- the LOC142553363 gene encoding putative pyridoxal 5'-phosphate synthase subunit PDX1, giving the protein MSGSGVVTVYGNGAITETAKQSPFSVKVGLAQMLRGGVIMDVVNAEQARIAEEAGACAVMALERVPADIRAQGGVARMSDPQLIKEIKQAVTIPVMAKARIGHFVEAQILEAIGIDYVDESEVLTPADDGNHINKHNFRIPFVCGCRNLGEALRRIREGAAMMRTKGEAGTGNIIEAVRHVRSVMGEIRVLRNMDDDEVFTFAKKIQAPYDLVMQTKQLGRLPVVHFAAGGVATPADAALMMQLGCDGVFVGSGVFKSGDPALRARAIVQAVTHYSDPQVLADVSCGLGEAMVGINLNDDKVERYANRSD; this is encoded by the coding sequence ATGTCTGGAAGTGGAGTCGTCACCGTTTATGGCAACGGCGCAATCACGGAGACTGCAAAACAGTCTCCCTTCTCCGTCAAGGTGGGCCTTGCGCAGATGCTCCGCGGCGGTGTCATTATGGACGTCGTTAATGCTGAGCAAGCCCGTATCGCTGAGGAAGCAGGTGCGTGTGCTGTCATGGCCTTGGAACGCGTGCCGGCCGATATCCGGGCTCAAGGTGGGGTGGCGCGTATGTCGGATCCGCAGCTAATTAAGGAAATTAAGCAGGCGGTCACCATCCCCGTCATGGCTAAGGCTCGAATTGGCCATTTTGTGGAGGCACAGATCCTTGAAGCTATTGGAATCGACTACGTCGATGAGTCCGAAGTGCTCACCCCCGCGGACGACGGGAACCACATCAACAAGCACAACTTCCGCATCCCCTTCGTGTGCGGCTGCCGCAACCTCGGGGAGGCGCTGCGCCGTATCCGCGAGGGCGCTGCTATGATGCGCACAAAGGGGGAGGCTGGTACGGGCAACATCATCGAGGCTGTGCGCCACGTGCGCTCCGTGATGGGAGAGATCCGCGTCCTCCGCAACATGGACGACGACGAGGTCTTCACCTTCGCCAAGAAGATCCAGGCACCGTACGACCTGGTGATGCAGACCAAGCAGCTGGGTAGGCTTCCTGTGGTCCACTTCGCCGCTGGTGGCGTGGCTACTCCGGCAGACGCAGCGCTGATGATGCAATTGGGATGCGACGGCGTGTTTGTCGGGTCTGGCGTGTTCAAGAGTGGTGACCCCGCCCTACGTGCGCGTGCAATTGTTCAAGCAGTGACCCACTACAGCGACCCGCAGGTGCTGGCGGACGTGAGTTGCGGCCTTGGGGAAGCGATGGTGGGGATCAATCTCAACGATGATAAGGTCGAGAGGTACGCCAATAGGTCCGACTGA